The Prunus persica cultivar Lovell chromosome G7, Prunus_persica_NCBIv2, whole genome shotgun sequence genome has a segment encoding these proteins:
- the LOC18770633 gene encoding uncharacterized protein LOC18770633, which translates to MPNRTRPMTALLVFTGLNIVLVSTITPVYDFVCFLPYWERRRERRRQEREAILSNGPESK; encoded by the exons ATGCCAAATAGAACTCGACCTATGACTGCACTCTTGGTGTTTACTGGGCTGAATATTGTACTAGTTTCAACCATTACTCCAGTCTATGATTTTGTCTGCTTCCTTCCATACTGGGAAAGAAGG AGAGAACGACGTCGTCAGGAACGTGAAGCAATTTTGTCAAATGGTCCTGAATCAAAATAG